In Nasonia vitripennis strain AsymCx chromosome 2, Nvit_psr_1.1, whole genome shotgun sequence, a genomic segment contains:
- the LOC100679823 gene encoding uncharacterized protein LOC100679823 isoform X7: MSCRKKIDSKIWNEWTEYTQMMESEVRSLRQEVAHTQDSLRAATRRCRELVRELDGLSAEHERERLLRDQQLSRILRALLVLESRLKQEQKSIRQLLCEKDNVIRNQQLEIAKLRRYTKSYIKGQREQQACCAGIQDPGNDLQVRPVSMQPRLVPPIMRRSQPQEHESGLSKDIQKLKCEIITKLNEGLDAGQQQRASSNIRKTHSFAGSDISKASLTSSEHTDASIITTTTDGSPSLLSTEGFCEGDSTDVSPGSTLNKGSSSRCTPTILTTDSENEVTMLILEDGQPATKPGIARSESKDDGMDCNYASDEDEDEPIYENNKRNLQPLNNNGLAATSEDCSNNNVQVRLDEQNHDESSGNWYSDPDEDRLNDEMLRHSVYRPNGNHNSVLECVNQILLRDMEDEENVLSVPRRFKHRGKIVRFQPARLSDIESVGSEMERRNSEEPSHAGVPQTATRLAATQQQQQQQQDGDDHEPEPSVDGFEATNSEDEFGMRIVPVLDPESGLEEDVDDSKARPIVIIEPCVPAEEPLNNSNILSSLTQSGSKPSSPTSLRMERIEEKTCLQMSGKGLTIAKNLDYEDIDSLPEIISPPRKVPPALPPKPQFRNNTLILKKIPSPSFLIDETSRKKQNVPVDPTQTPSRTIFGLSGKNPLMTPTSVRSLKFDDIPRKNNNDEASSFWKNRFNNVRSSFTLHKSTNDLSRSSPEPRNHPPKVTNIVRHFEEFKIEGGNELSNEPPKKPTSQPPTEFDVDEYDIQQNFEEFNLDECDLSDDPDRPEADGSETFAGLNSNGSTTTSLTPSDISALGKNLENNNTVLTNNGTSNGNGLNYDNFLEATGLSNKSILTPSRLLSNHKSMLKPKDVKYKSKIKASAVLERHGISLSSIPGSASSTTHTKHWTGPFV, from the exons ATGTCCTGCAGAAAGAAAATAGACTCTAAGATATGGAACGAGTGGACCGAGTACACCCAGATG ATGGAGTCGGAGGTGCGGAGCCTGCGGCAGGAGGTCGCGCACACGCAggactcgctgcgcgcggcgaCCCGGCGCTGCCGCGAGCTCGTCCGCGAGCTCGACGGCCTCAGCGCTGAGCACGAGCGCGAGCGGCTGCTGCGCGACCAGCAGCTCTCCCGCATCCTGCGCGCCCTCCTCGTCCTCGAGTCGCGGCTCAAGCAGGAGCAAAAGTCCATCCGGCAGCTGCTCTGCGAGAAGGACAACGTCATCCGGAACCAGCAGCTCGAGATCGCCAAGCTCAGGCGCTACACCAAGAGCTACATCAAGGGCCAGCGGGAGCAGCAGGCCTGCTGCGCCGGCATCCAGGACCCCGGCAACGACCTCCAGGTACGTCCCGTGTCAATGCAGCCGCGGCTGGTCCCACCGATAATGCGACGATCCCAGCCGCAGGAGCACGAGAGCGGCCTGAGCAAGGACATCCAGAAGCTCAAGTGCGAGATCATCACGAAGCTGAACGAGGGCCTGGACGCgggccagcagcagcgcgcgagcAGCAACATCCGCAAGACCCACAGCTTCGCGGGCAGCGACATCTCCAAGGCGAGCCTGACCTCGAGCGAGCACACCGACGCCTCGATCATCACGACGACGACCGACGGCAGCCCCTCGCTCCTCAGCACCGAGGGCTTCTGCGAGGGCGACTCCACGGACGTCTCGCCGGGCTCGACCCTGAACaagggcagcagcagccgctgcACGCCGACCATCCTCACGACCGACAGCGAGAACGAGGTGACGATGCTCATCCTCGAGGACGGACAGCCGGCCACCAAGCCCGGCATCGCCCGCTCCGAGAGCAAGGACGACGGCATGGACTGCAACTACGCCtccgacgaggacgaggacgagcCCATCTACGAGAACAACAAGCGCAACCTGCAGCCGCTCAACAACAACGGCCTCGCCGCGACCAGCGAGGActgcagcaacaacaacgtcCAGGT GAGGCTCGACGAGCAGAACCACGACGAGTCCTCGGGCAACTGGTACAGCGACCCGGACGAGGACCGGCTGAACGACGAGATGCTGCGGCACAGCGTCTACCGGCCGAACGGCAACCACAACTCGGTGCTCGAGTGCGTCAACCAGATCCTGCTGCGCGACATGGAGGACGAGGAGAACGTCCTGTCGGTGCCGCGCAGGTTCAAGCACCGCGGCAAGATCGTGCGCTTCCAGCCCGCCAGGCTCTCCGACATCGAGTCCGTCGGCTCCGAGATGGAGAGGCGGAACTCGGAGGAGCCCAGCCACGCGGGCGTCCCCCAGACCGCGACCAGGCTCGCGGCCACGCAG cagcagcagcagcagcagcaggacgGCGACGACCACGAGCCCGAGCCGTCCGTGGACGGGTTCGAGGCGACCAACTCCGAGGACGAGTTCGGCATGAGGATCGTCCCCGTCCTGGACCCGGAGTCCGGACTGGAGGAGGACGTGGACGACTCGAAGGCTCGGCCGATCGTCATCATCGAGCCCTGCGTCCCGGCCGAGGAGCCGCTCAACAACTCCAACATTCTGAG CTCGCTGACGCAGAGCGGCAGCAAGCCCTCGAGCCCGACCTCCCTGCGCATGGAGAGAATCGAGGAGAAGACCTGTCTGCAGATGTCCGGCAAGGGGCTGACGATAGCCAAGAATCTCGACTACGAGGACATCGACTCCCTGCCCGAGATCATCTCGCCGCCCCGGAAAGTACCCCCGGCGTTGCCCCCCAAGCCCCAGTTCCGCAACAACACGCTGATCTTGAAGAAAATACCCAGTCCGTCCTTCCTGATCGACGAGACCTCGCGGAAGAAGCAGAACGTCCCGGTCGATCCGACCCAGACCCCCAGTCGGACCATATTCGGCCTGAGCGGCAAGAATCCGCTGATGACGCCGACCTCGGTGCGCAGCTTAAAGTTCGACGACATCCCGAGGAAGAACAACAACGACGAGGCCAGCAGTTTCTGGAAGAACCGCTTCAACAACGTGCGCTCGTCCTTCACGCTTCACAAGAGCACCAACGACCTGTCGCGGTCGTCGCCGGAGCCGCGCAACCATCCGCCGAAGGTCACCAACATCGTGCGGCACTTCGAGGAGTTCAAGATCGAGGGCGGCAACGAGCTCAGCAACGAGCCGCCGAAGAAGCCGACGAGCCAGCCGCCCACGGAGTTCGACGTCGACGAGTACGACATCCAGCAGAACTTCGAGGAGTTCAATTTGGACGAGTGCGACCTGTCCGACGACCCGGATCGGCCCGAGGCCGACGGCTCCGAGACCTTCGCTGGCCTCAACAGCAACGGCAGCACCACGACCAGCCTGACACCGAGCGACATCTCGGCGCTGGGTAAGAACCTGGAGAACAACAACACAGTGCTGACGAACAACGGCACGAGCAACGGCAACGGCCTCAACTACGACAACTTCCTCGAGGCGACGGGTCTCAGCAACAAGTCCATCCTCACGCCTTCGCGGCTGCTCAGCAACCACAAGAGCATGCTCAAGCCCAAGGACGTGAAGTACAAGAGCAAGATCAAGGCGAGCGCGGTGCTCGAGAGGCACGGCATCAGCCTGAGCAGCATCCCGGGCTCGGCTTCCAGCACGACGCATACCAAGCACTGGACCGGACCGTTTGTTTGA
- the LOC100679823 gene encoding uncharacterized protein LOC100679823 isoform X6, whose product MYMHTMYEEAGGGPSQQALARRPARFVYRQQMLQQRSWEMSRSRESSCDTSSMESEVRSLRQEVAHTQDSLRAATRRCRELVRELDGLSAEHERERLLRDQQLSRILRALLVLESRLKQEQKSIRQLLCEKDNVIRNQQLEIAKLRRYTKSYIKGQREQQACCAGIQDPGNDLQEHESGLSKDIQKLKCEIITKLNEGLDAGQQQRASSNIRKTHSFAGSDISKASLTSSEHTDASIITTTTDGSPSLLSTEGFCEGDSTDVSPGSTLNKGSSSRCTPTILTTDSENEVTMLILEDGQPATKPGIARSESKDDGMDCNYASDEDEDEPIYENNKRNLQPLNNNGLAATSEDCSNNNVQVRLDEQNHDESSGNWYSDPDEDRLNDEMLRHSVYRPNGNHNSVLECVNQILLRDMEDEENVLSVPRRFKHRGKIVRFQPARLSDIESVGSEMERRNSEEPSHAGVPQTATRLAATQQQQQQQQDGDDHEPEPSVDGFEATNSEDEFGMRIVPVLDPESGLEEDVDDSKARPIVIIEPCVPAEEPLNNSNILSSLTQSGSKPSSPTSLRMERIEEKTCLQMSGKGLTIAKNLDYEDIDSLPEIISPPRKVPPALPPKPQFRNNTLILKKIPSPSFLIDETSRKKQNVPVDPTQTPSRTIFGLSGKNPLMTPTSVRSLKFDDIPRKNNNDEASSFWKNRFNNVRSSFTLHKSTNDLSRSSPEPRNHPPKVTNIVRHFEEFKIEGGNELSNEPPKKPTSQPPTEFDVDEYDIQQNFEEFNLDECDLSDDPDRPEADGSETFAGLNSNGSTTTSLTPSDISALGKNLENNNTVLTNNGTSNGNGLNYDNFLEATGLSNKSILTPSRLLSNHKSMLKPKDVKYKSKIKASAVLERHGISLSSIPGSASSTTHTKHWTGPFV is encoded by the exons ATGGAGTCGGAGGTGCGGAGCCTGCGGCAGGAGGTCGCGCACACGCAggactcgctgcgcgcggcgaCCCGGCGCTGCCGCGAGCTCGTCCGCGAGCTCGACGGCCTCAGCGCTGAGCACGAGCGCGAGCGGCTGCTGCGCGACCAGCAGCTCTCCCGCATCCTGCGCGCCCTCCTCGTCCTCGAGTCGCGGCTCAAGCAGGAGCAAAAGTCCATCCGGCAGCTGCTCTGCGAGAAGGACAACGTCATCCGGAACCAGCAGCTCGAGATCGCCAAGCTCAGGCGCTACACCAAGAGCTACATCAAGGGCCAGCGGGAGCAGCAGGCCTGCTGCGCCGGCATCCAGGACCCCGGCAACGACCTCCAG GAGCACGAGAGCGGCCTGAGCAAGGACATCCAGAAGCTCAAGTGCGAGATCATCACGAAGCTGAACGAGGGCCTGGACGCgggccagcagcagcgcgcgagcAGCAACATCCGCAAGACCCACAGCTTCGCGGGCAGCGACATCTCCAAGGCGAGCCTGACCTCGAGCGAGCACACCGACGCCTCGATCATCACGACGACGACCGACGGCAGCCCCTCGCTCCTCAGCACCGAGGGCTTCTGCGAGGGCGACTCCACGGACGTCTCGCCGGGCTCGACCCTGAACaagggcagcagcagccgctgcACGCCGACCATCCTCACGACCGACAGCGAGAACGAGGTGACGATGCTCATCCTCGAGGACGGACAGCCGGCCACCAAGCCCGGCATCGCCCGCTCCGAGAGCAAGGACGACGGCATGGACTGCAACTACGCCtccgacgaggacgaggacgagcCCATCTACGAGAACAACAAGCGCAACCTGCAGCCGCTCAACAACAACGGCCTCGCCGCGACCAGCGAGGActgcagcaacaacaacgtcCAGGT GAGGCTCGACGAGCAGAACCACGACGAGTCCTCGGGCAACTGGTACAGCGACCCGGACGAGGACCGGCTGAACGACGAGATGCTGCGGCACAGCGTCTACCGGCCGAACGGCAACCACAACTCGGTGCTCGAGTGCGTCAACCAGATCCTGCTGCGCGACATGGAGGACGAGGAGAACGTCCTGTCGGTGCCGCGCAGGTTCAAGCACCGCGGCAAGATCGTGCGCTTCCAGCCCGCCAGGCTCTCCGACATCGAGTCCGTCGGCTCCGAGATGGAGAGGCGGAACTCGGAGGAGCCCAGCCACGCGGGCGTCCCCCAGACCGCGACCAGGCTCGCGGCCACGCAG cagcagcagcagcagcagcaggacgGCGACGACCACGAGCCCGAGCCGTCCGTGGACGGGTTCGAGGCGACCAACTCCGAGGACGAGTTCGGCATGAGGATCGTCCCCGTCCTGGACCCGGAGTCCGGACTGGAGGAGGACGTGGACGACTCGAAGGCTCGGCCGATCGTCATCATCGAGCCCTGCGTCCCGGCCGAGGAGCCGCTCAACAACTCCAACATTCTGAG CTCGCTGACGCAGAGCGGCAGCAAGCCCTCGAGCCCGACCTCCCTGCGCATGGAGAGAATCGAGGAGAAGACCTGTCTGCAGATGTCCGGCAAGGGGCTGACGATAGCCAAGAATCTCGACTACGAGGACATCGACTCCCTGCCCGAGATCATCTCGCCGCCCCGGAAAGTACCCCCGGCGTTGCCCCCCAAGCCCCAGTTCCGCAACAACACGCTGATCTTGAAGAAAATACCCAGTCCGTCCTTCCTGATCGACGAGACCTCGCGGAAGAAGCAGAACGTCCCGGTCGATCCGACCCAGACCCCCAGTCGGACCATATTCGGCCTGAGCGGCAAGAATCCGCTGATGACGCCGACCTCGGTGCGCAGCTTAAAGTTCGACGACATCCCGAGGAAGAACAACAACGACGAGGCCAGCAGTTTCTGGAAGAACCGCTTCAACAACGTGCGCTCGTCCTTCACGCTTCACAAGAGCACCAACGACCTGTCGCGGTCGTCGCCGGAGCCGCGCAACCATCCGCCGAAGGTCACCAACATCGTGCGGCACTTCGAGGAGTTCAAGATCGAGGGCGGCAACGAGCTCAGCAACGAGCCGCCGAAGAAGCCGACGAGCCAGCCGCCCACGGAGTTCGACGTCGACGAGTACGACATCCAGCAGAACTTCGAGGAGTTCAATTTGGACGAGTGCGACCTGTCCGACGACCCGGATCGGCCCGAGGCCGACGGCTCCGAGACCTTCGCTGGCCTCAACAGCAACGGCAGCACCACGACCAGCCTGACACCGAGCGACATCTCGGCGCTGGGTAAGAACCTGGAGAACAACAACACAGTGCTGACGAACAACGGCACGAGCAACGGCAACGGCCTCAACTACGACAACTTCCTCGAGGCGACGGGTCTCAGCAACAAGTCCATCCTCACGCCTTCGCGGCTGCTCAGCAACCACAAGAGCATGCTCAAGCCCAAGGACGTGAAGTACAAGAGCAAGATCAAGGCGAGCGCGGTGCTCGAGAGGCACGGCATCAGCCTGAGCAGCATCCCGGGCTCGGCTTCCAGCACGACGCATACCAAGCACTGGACCGGACCGTTTGTTTGA
- the LOC100679823 gene encoding uncharacterized protein LOC100679823 isoform X8 encodes MESEVRSLRQEVAHTQDSLRAATRRCRELVRELDGLSAEHERERLLRDQQLSRILRALLVLESRLKQEQKSIRQLLCEKDNVIRNQQLEIAKLRRYTKSYIKGQREQQACCAGIQDPGNDLQVRPVSMQPRLVPPIMRRSQPQEHESGLSKDIQKLKCEIITKLNEGLDAGQQQRASSNIRKTHSFAGSDISKASLTSSEHTDASIITTTTDGSPSLLSTEGFCEGDSTDVSPGSTLNKGSSSRCTPTILTTDSENEVTMLILEDGQPATKPGIARSESKDDGMDCNYASDEDEDEPIYENNKRNLQPLNNNGLAATSEDCSNNNVQVRLDEQNHDESSGNWYSDPDEDRLNDEMLRHSVYRPNGNHNSVLECVNQILLRDMEDEENVLSVPRRFKHRGKIVRFQPARLSDIESVGSEMERRNSEEPSHAGVPQTATRLAATQQQQQQQQDGDDHEPEPSVDGFEATNSEDEFGMRIVPVLDPESGLEEDVDDSKARPIVIIEPCVPAEEPLNNSNILSSLTQSGSKPSSPTSLRMERIEEKTCLQMSGKGLTIAKNLDYEDIDSLPEIISPPRKVPPALPPKPQFRNNTLILKKIPSPSFLIDETSRKKQNVPVDPTQTPSRTIFGLSGKNPLMTPTSVRSLKFDDIPRKNNNDEASSFWKNRFNNVRSSFTLHKSTNDLSRSSPEPRNHPPKVTNIVRHFEEFKIEGGNELSNEPPKKPTSQPPTEFDVDEYDIQQNFEEFNLDECDLSDDPDRPEADGSETFAGLNSNGSTTTSLTPSDISALGKNLENNNTVLTNNGTSNGNGLNYDNFLEATGLSNKSILTPSRLLSNHKSMLKPKDVKYKSKIKASAVLERHGISLSSIPGSASSTTHTKHWTGPFV; translated from the exons ATGGAGTCGGAGGTGCGGAGCCTGCGGCAGGAGGTCGCGCACACGCAggactcgctgcgcgcggcgaCCCGGCGCTGCCGCGAGCTCGTCCGCGAGCTCGACGGCCTCAGCGCTGAGCACGAGCGCGAGCGGCTGCTGCGCGACCAGCAGCTCTCCCGCATCCTGCGCGCCCTCCTCGTCCTCGAGTCGCGGCTCAAGCAGGAGCAAAAGTCCATCCGGCAGCTGCTCTGCGAGAAGGACAACGTCATCCGGAACCAGCAGCTCGAGATCGCCAAGCTCAGGCGCTACACCAAGAGCTACATCAAGGGCCAGCGGGAGCAGCAGGCCTGCTGCGCCGGCATCCAGGACCCCGGCAACGACCTCCAGGTACGTCCCGTGTCAATGCAGCCGCGGCTGGTCCCACCGATAATGCGACGATCCCAGCCGCAGGAGCACGAGAGCGGCCTGAGCAAGGACATCCAGAAGCTCAAGTGCGAGATCATCACGAAGCTGAACGAGGGCCTGGACGCgggccagcagcagcgcgcgagcAGCAACATCCGCAAGACCCACAGCTTCGCGGGCAGCGACATCTCCAAGGCGAGCCTGACCTCGAGCGAGCACACCGACGCCTCGATCATCACGACGACGACCGACGGCAGCCCCTCGCTCCTCAGCACCGAGGGCTTCTGCGAGGGCGACTCCACGGACGTCTCGCCGGGCTCGACCCTGAACaagggcagcagcagccgctgcACGCCGACCATCCTCACGACCGACAGCGAGAACGAGGTGACGATGCTCATCCTCGAGGACGGACAGCCGGCCACCAAGCCCGGCATCGCCCGCTCCGAGAGCAAGGACGACGGCATGGACTGCAACTACGCCtccgacgaggacgaggacgagcCCATCTACGAGAACAACAAGCGCAACCTGCAGCCGCTCAACAACAACGGCCTCGCCGCGACCAGCGAGGActgcagcaacaacaacgtcCAGGT GAGGCTCGACGAGCAGAACCACGACGAGTCCTCGGGCAACTGGTACAGCGACCCGGACGAGGACCGGCTGAACGACGAGATGCTGCGGCACAGCGTCTACCGGCCGAACGGCAACCACAACTCGGTGCTCGAGTGCGTCAACCAGATCCTGCTGCGCGACATGGAGGACGAGGAGAACGTCCTGTCGGTGCCGCGCAGGTTCAAGCACCGCGGCAAGATCGTGCGCTTCCAGCCCGCCAGGCTCTCCGACATCGAGTCCGTCGGCTCCGAGATGGAGAGGCGGAACTCGGAGGAGCCCAGCCACGCGGGCGTCCCCCAGACCGCGACCAGGCTCGCGGCCACGCAG cagcagcagcagcagcagcaggacgGCGACGACCACGAGCCCGAGCCGTCCGTGGACGGGTTCGAGGCGACCAACTCCGAGGACGAGTTCGGCATGAGGATCGTCCCCGTCCTGGACCCGGAGTCCGGACTGGAGGAGGACGTGGACGACTCGAAGGCTCGGCCGATCGTCATCATCGAGCCCTGCGTCCCGGCCGAGGAGCCGCTCAACAACTCCAACATTCTGAG CTCGCTGACGCAGAGCGGCAGCAAGCCCTCGAGCCCGACCTCCCTGCGCATGGAGAGAATCGAGGAGAAGACCTGTCTGCAGATGTCCGGCAAGGGGCTGACGATAGCCAAGAATCTCGACTACGAGGACATCGACTCCCTGCCCGAGATCATCTCGCCGCCCCGGAAAGTACCCCCGGCGTTGCCCCCCAAGCCCCAGTTCCGCAACAACACGCTGATCTTGAAGAAAATACCCAGTCCGTCCTTCCTGATCGACGAGACCTCGCGGAAGAAGCAGAACGTCCCGGTCGATCCGACCCAGACCCCCAGTCGGACCATATTCGGCCTGAGCGGCAAGAATCCGCTGATGACGCCGACCTCGGTGCGCAGCTTAAAGTTCGACGACATCCCGAGGAAGAACAACAACGACGAGGCCAGCAGTTTCTGGAAGAACCGCTTCAACAACGTGCGCTCGTCCTTCACGCTTCACAAGAGCACCAACGACCTGTCGCGGTCGTCGCCGGAGCCGCGCAACCATCCGCCGAAGGTCACCAACATCGTGCGGCACTTCGAGGAGTTCAAGATCGAGGGCGGCAACGAGCTCAGCAACGAGCCGCCGAAGAAGCCGACGAGCCAGCCGCCCACGGAGTTCGACGTCGACGAGTACGACATCCAGCAGAACTTCGAGGAGTTCAATTTGGACGAGTGCGACCTGTCCGACGACCCGGATCGGCCCGAGGCCGACGGCTCCGAGACCTTCGCTGGCCTCAACAGCAACGGCAGCACCACGACCAGCCTGACACCGAGCGACATCTCGGCGCTGGGTAAGAACCTGGAGAACAACAACACAGTGCTGACGAACAACGGCACGAGCAACGGCAACGGCCTCAACTACGACAACTTCCTCGAGGCGACGGGTCTCAGCAACAAGTCCATCCTCACGCCTTCGCGGCTGCTCAGCAACCACAAGAGCATGCTCAAGCCCAAGGACGTGAAGTACAAGAGCAAGATCAAGGCGAGCGCGGTGCTCGAGAGGCACGGCATCAGCCTGAGCAGCATCCCGGGCTCGGCTTCCAGCACGACGCATACCAAGCACTGGACCGGACCGTTTGTTTGA
- the LOC100679823 gene encoding uncharacterized protein LOC100679823 isoform X5 produces the protein MYMHTMYEEAGGGPSQQALARRPARFVYRQQMLQQRSWEMSRSRESSCDTSSMESEVRSLRQEVAHTQDSLRAATRRCRELVRELDGLSAEHERERLLRDQQLSRILRALLVLESRLKQEQKSIRQLLCEKDNVIRNQQLEIAKLRRYTKSYIKGQREQQACCAGIQDPGNDLQPQEHESGLSKDIQKLKCEIITKLNEGLDAGQQQRASSNIRKTHSFAGSDISKASLTSSEHTDASIITTTTDGSPSLLSTEGFCEGDSTDVSPGSTLNKGSSSRCTPTILTTDSENEVTMLILEDGQPATKPGIARSESKDDGMDCNYASDEDEDEPIYENNKRNLQPLNNNGLAATSEDCSNNNVQVRLDEQNHDESSGNWYSDPDEDRLNDEMLRHSVYRPNGNHNSVLECVNQILLRDMEDEENVLSVPRRFKHRGKIVRFQPARLSDIESVGSEMERRNSEEPSHAGVPQTATRLAATQQQQQQQDGDDHEPEPSVDGFEATNSEDEFGMRIVPVLDPESGLEEDVDDSKARPIVIIEPCVPAEEPLNNSNILSSLTQSGSKPSSPTSLRMERIEEKTCLQMSGKGLTIAKNLDYEDIDSLPEIISPPRKVPPALPPKPQFRNNTLILKKIPSPSFLIDETSRKKQNVPVDPTQTPSRTIFGLSGKNPLMTPTSVRSLKFDDIPRKNNNDEASSFWKNRFNNVRSSFTLHKSTNDLSRSSPEPRNHPPKVTNIVRHFEEFKIEGGNELSNEPPKKPTSQPPTEFDVDEYDIQQNFEEFNLDECDLSDDPDRPEADGSETFAGLNSNGSTTTSLTPSDISALGKNLENNNTVLTNNGTSNGNGLNYDNFLEATGLSNKSILTPSRLLSNHKSMLKPKDVKYKSKIKASAVLERHGISLSSIPGSASSTTHTKHWTGPFV, from the exons ATGGAGTCGGAGGTGCGGAGCCTGCGGCAGGAGGTCGCGCACACGCAggactcgctgcgcgcggcgaCCCGGCGCTGCCGCGAGCTCGTCCGCGAGCTCGACGGCCTCAGCGCTGAGCACGAGCGCGAGCGGCTGCTGCGCGACCAGCAGCTCTCCCGCATCCTGCGCGCCCTCCTCGTCCTCGAGTCGCGGCTCAAGCAGGAGCAAAAGTCCATCCGGCAGCTGCTCTGCGAGAAGGACAACGTCATCCGGAACCAGCAGCTCGAGATCGCCAAGCTCAGGCGCTACACCAAGAGCTACATCAAGGGCCAGCGGGAGCAGCAGGCCTGCTGCGCCGGCATCCAGGACCCCGGCAACGACCTCCAG CCGCAGGAGCACGAGAGCGGCCTGAGCAAGGACATCCAGAAGCTCAAGTGCGAGATCATCACGAAGCTGAACGAGGGCCTGGACGCgggccagcagcagcgcgcgagcAGCAACATCCGCAAGACCCACAGCTTCGCGGGCAGCGACATCTCCAAGGCGAGCCTGACCTCGAGCGAGCACACCGACGCCTCGATCATCACGACGACGACCGACGGCAGCCCCTCGCTCCTCAGCACCGAGGGCTTCTGCGAGGGCGACTCCACGGACGTCTCGCCGGGCTCGACCCTGAACaagggcagcagcagccgctgcACGCCGACCATCCTCACGACCGACAGCGAGAACGAGGTGACGATGCTCATCCTCGAGGACGGACAGCCGGCCACCAAGCCCGGCATCGCCCGCTCCGAGAGCAAGGACGACGGCATGGACTGCAACTACGCCtccgacgaggacgaggacgagcCCATCTACGAGAACAACAAGCGCAACCTGCAGCCGCTCAACAACAACGGCCTCGCCGCGACCAGCGAGGActgcagcaacaacaacgtcCAGGT GAGGCTCGACGAGCAGAACCACGACGAGTCCTCGGGCAACTGGTACAGCGACCCGGACGAGGACCGGCTGAACGACGAGATGCTGCGGCACAGCGTCTACCGGCCGAACGGCAACCACAACTCGGTGCTCGAGTGCGTCAACCAGATCCTGCTGCGCGACATGGAGGACGAGGAGAACGTCCTGTCGGTGCCGCGCAGGTTCAAGCACCGCGGCAAGATCGTGCGCTTCCAGCCCGCCAGGCTCTCCGACATCGAGTCCGTCGGCTCCGAGATGGAGAGGCGGAACTCGGAGGAGCCCAGCCACGCGGGCGTCCCCCAGACCGCGACCAGGCTCGCGGCCACGCAG cagcagcagcagcagcaggacgGCGACGACCACGAGCCCGAGCCGTCCGTGGACGGGTTCGAGGCGACCAACTCCGAGGACGAGTTCGGCATGAGGATCGTCCCCGTCCTGGACCCGGAGTCCGGACTGGAGGAGGACGTGGACGACTCGAAGGCTCGGCCGATCGTCATCATCGAGCCCTGCGTCCCGGCCGAGGAGCCGCTCAACAACTCCAACATTCTGAG CTCGCTGACGCAGAGCGGCAGCAAGCCCTCGAGCCCGACCTCCCTGCGCATGGAGAGAATCGAGGAGAAGACCTGTCTGCAGATGTCCGGCAAGGGGCTGACGATAGCCAAGAATCTCGACTACGAGGACATCGACTCCCTGCCCGAGATCATCTCGCCGCCCCGGAAAGTACCCCCGGCGTTGCCCCCCAAGCCCCAGTTCCGCAACAACACGCTGATCTTGAAGAAAATACCCAGTCCGTCCTTCCTGATCGACGAGACCTCGCGGAAGAAGCAGAACGTCCCGGTCGATCCGACCCAGACCCCCAGTCGGACCATATTCGGCCTGAGCGGCAAGAATCCGCTGATGACGCCGACCTCGGTGCGCAGCTTAAAGTTCGACGACATCCCGAGGAAGAACAACAACGACGAGGCCAGCAGTTTCTGGAAGAACCGCTTCAACAACGTGCGCTCGTCCTTCACGCTTCACAAGAGCACCAACGACCTGTCGCGGTCGTCGCCGGAGCCGCGCAACCATCCGCCGAAGGTCACCAACATCGTGCGGCACTTCGAGGAGTTCAAGATCGAGGGCGGCAACGAGCTCAGCAACGAGCCGCCGAAGAAGCCGACGAGCCAGCCGCCCACGGAGTTCGACGTCGACGAGTACGACATCCAGCAGAACTTCGAGGAGTTCAATTTGGACGAGTGCGACCTGTCCGACGACCCGGATCGGCCCGAGGCCGACGGCTCCGAGACCTTCGCTGGCCTCAACAGCAACGGCAGCACCACGACCAGCCTGACACCGAGCGACATCTCGGCGCTGGGTAAGAACCTGGAGAACAACAACACAGTGCTGACGAACAACGGCACGAGCAACGGCAACGGCCTCAACTACGACAACTTCCTCGAGGCGACGGGTCTCAGCAACAAGTCCATCCTCACGCCTTCGCGGCTGCTCAGCAACCACAAGAGCATGCTCAAGCCCAAGGACGTGAAGTACAAGAGCAAGATCAAGGCGAGCGCGGTGCTCGAGAGGCACGGCATCAGCCTGAGCAGCATCCCGGGCTCGGCTTCCAGCACGACGCATACCAAGCACTGGACCGGACCGTTTGTTTGA